One genomic region from Chthonomonas calidirosea T49 encodes:
- a CDS encoding heme o synthase, which yields MHESVYLPEATTVHASRTVSWRSYLALTKPRIISLLLFTALTAMFIASDAHHPVTWTAFLAVAIGGYMAAGAANTFNMLIDRDIDATMVRTAERPTVTQEVTPRNAFLFGTALTVGSFGLLWAVTGLLSALMAFSGLLFYVVIYTLLLKRRTTQNIVIGGAAGCFPPLVGWAAVTHHLAPMAWLLFAIIFFWTPVHFWALALLIKDDYARAGVPMLPVIRGDKTTVNQIALYTVPTVLTTLLPLKIYAMGTFYLLSCVIINAGLIYYVCRIHSNPSRPQALWLFKYSMIYLALIFLTMAIARHI from the coding sequence ATGCATGAATCTGTCTATCTACCGGAAGCTACAACCGTACACGCTTCTCGCACGGTAAGTTGGCGCAGCTACCTAGCACTTACCAAACCACGTATTATTAGCCTATTGCTCTTTACGGCGCTTACGGCGATGTTCATCGCTTCAGACGCGCACCATCCGGTTACGTGGACGGCTTTTTTGGCCGTAGCCATCGGCGGCTATATGGCCGCAGGAGCTGCCAATACCTTCAATATGCTGATAGACCGCGATATTGATGCCACCATGGTTCGTACCGCGGAACGCCCCACCGTTACCCAGGAGGTCACGCCCCGCAATGCGTTCCTCTTCGGCACTGCCCTTACGGTGGGTTCCTTTGGTCTACTCTGGGCGGTTACCGGGCTGCTCTCCGCGCTCATGGCCTTTTCCGGTCTGCTCTTCTACGTTGTCATCTACACGCTGCTTCTAAAACGACGAACAACCCAAAATATCGTTATTGGAGGAGCCGCCGGCTGCTTCCCCCCGCTGGTCGGTTGGGCAGCCGTTACCCATCACCTGGCGCCCATGGCATGGTTGCTCTTTGCTATTATCTTCTTCTGGACTCCGGTGCACTTCTGGGCGCTTGCTTTGCTCATCAAAGACGACTATGCGCGGGCTGGCGTCCCGATGCTGCCGGTGATTCGCGGAGACAAAACTACCGTCAACCAGATCGCCCTTTATACGGTGCCAACAGTTCTTACCACTCTACTCCCTCTCAAAATCTACGCGATGGGAACGTTCTACCTTCTTAGCTGCGTGATCATTAACGCTGGGCTTATCTACTACGTCTGCCGCATCCATAGCAACCCGTCACGCCCACAAGCGCTTTGGCTGTTCAAATACTCGATGATCTATCTCGCCCTCATCTTTTTGACGATGGCCATCGCTCGACACATCTAA
- a CDS encoding peptide ABC transporter substrate-binding protein: MSYSHPKENRTVSLSRREVLLLGSGGLLSMLSGCTTGSSHNATEQQNALRYPLTSPPTTLDPATVQDGTTIDLLQNIYEGLVIWNTKSEVVPGVAERWEVSNGGRTYTFYLRRGVRFHNGREVTAADFKYSIDRACNPATNSQTAYTYLNDIVGALDCRAGKAKEVSGVKVLDPYTLQITIDSPKSYWLDKMTYPTGYAVCKEAVERTGGIIDATSAVGCGPFRIASPQDYRSDYRIVLTAFADYYAGSPKLSHIVRPILPDASTRLNQYEAGDLDLVGIAPSDLDHVNQDPKLRSDLHSFPRARIWYLALNQAAAGSPFTSKLVRVAFNMAIDKQEVVRVALKSVMTPANSIVPPGMGGYMPTAKPIPFNPTQARALLAQAGYGPGGKPFPALALTYRNDMPEVAAAAQVVAYQLKNNLGITVQCQGMDWGQFLKESDQKTMPFSLASWGADYLDPQDFLSVLLHTSHKVNGMEDHPYNDVGYSNPKFDALCDEADSELDRAKRYALYQQAEQIALDDCPWVPLYFQRDLELIRSYVHNIRDSLLGHLPYTTTTV; encoded by the coding sequence GTGTCGTACAGCCATCCCAAAGAAAACAGAACCGTATCTCTCTCGCGTCGAGAGGTCCTCTTGCTCGGAAGCGGTGGACTTCTCTCCATGCTATCCGGATGCACCACTGGAAGCAGTCACAATGCCACAGAGCAGCAAAACGCACTCCGCTATCCCCTTACGTCCCCGCCAACCACCCTCGACCCCGCCACTGTTCAGGACGGTACCACCATTGATCTTCTGCAAAACATCTATGAAGGGCTTGTTATCTGGAATACCAAGAGCGAGGTGGTGCCTGGCGTAGCCGAGAGATGGGAGGTGAGCAACGGAGGACGCACCTACACCTTTTATCTTCGGCGCGGCGTGCGCTTCCACAATGGGCGTGAGGTCACCGCAGCAGATTTCAAATACAGCATCGACCGTGCTTGCAACCCAGCAACCAACTCCCAAACCGCCTACACCTACCTGAACGATATCGTAGGCGCACTGGACTGTCGGGCAGGTAAAGCAAAAGAGGTATCCGGTGTCAAAGTGCTGGATCCCTATACCCTCCAGATAACTATCGACTCACCTAAATCCTATTGGCTTGATAAGATGACCTATCCAACGGGCTATGCCGTATGTAAGGAGGCTGTTGAACGCACCGGTGGCATCATTGACGCGACCTCGGCTGTAGGTTGCGGGCCGTTTCGTATCGCATCGCCTCAGGACTATCGCAGCGACTACCGCATTGTGCTCACCGCCTTCGCGGATTACTATGCCGGCAGCCCAAAACTTTCTCATATCGTTCGCCCCATTCTTCCCGACGCCTCCACGCGCCTCAATCAGTATGAAGCAGGAGACCTCGACCTCGTCGGCATCGCACCCTCCGATCTAGACCACGTAAACCAAGACCCTAAGCTGAGATCGGATCTGCACAGCTTTCCGCGAGCGAGAATATGGTATTTAGCGCTGAACCAAGCGGCGGCCGGCTCACCTTTTACCAGCAAGTTGGTGCGTGTGGCCTTCAATATGGCCATTGATAAGCAGGAGGTGGTTCGGGTGGCTCTGAAAAGTGTAATGACGCCGGCCAATAGCATTGTGCCTCCCGGAATGGGAGGCTACATGCCAACGGCCAAACCGATACCATTTAACCCCACTCAGGCGCGCGCGTTGCTGGCACAAGCCGGCTATGGGCCGGGAGGAAAGCCGTTTCCGGCGCTGGCGCTAACCTATCGCAACGATATGCCAGAGGTTGCTGCAGCCGCCCAGGTAGTGGCTTATCAGCTAAAAAACAACCTTGGCATCACGGTGCAATGTCAAGGCATGGATTGGGGACAGTTTTTGAAAGAGAGCGACCAAAAAACGATGCCTTTTTCACTGGCCAGCTGGGGAGCCGACTATCTGGACCCACAAGATTTTCTCTCCGTGCTGCTACACACAAGCCATAAGGTCAACGGCATGGAAGACCATCCCTATAACGATGTGGGCTATAGCAACCCTAAGTTTGATGCCCTCTGCGATGAAGCCGACAGCGAGCTAGACCGTGCAAAACGTTATGCGCTGTACCAGCAAGCAGAGCAGATCGCACTCGACGATTGCCCTTGGGTTCCCCTCTATTTCCAGCGGGATCTCGAGCTCATTCGCTCCTACGTACACAACATCCGTGATAGTCTTCTCGGACATCTACCCTACACAACCACCACGGTCTAG
- a CDS encoding ABC transporter permease, giving the protein MTAEELPTYKAISPGRQALRRLLRHRVVWFCLATIFVLVLMALFAPLIAPYRYDFEDTARYVSVPSKPDSHHWLGTDNLGRDVLSRLIYGSRVSLGVSIVTVLIEVLIGLPLGLIAGYYGGRVDLMLMRLTDVMFAFPDLLLAILLMAILNSGTQPVSPALNVLTLFLALGIVSWPPLARLVRGQAAALRHREFVEAARAIGVPHRQIVWRHILPNLLDAILIQTTQDVAGVIIAEATLSFLGLGVQPPYPSWGRMIFDALSYKETFPLMLIAPCFLLAITVMAFNFLGDALRDALDPRQRGMK; this is encoded by the coding sequence ATGACGGCAGAAGAGCTACCCACCTACAAAGCCATTAGTCCGGGTCGGCAAGCCCTGCGCCGACTGCTGCGTCACCGGGTGGTTTGGTTTTGTCTGGCGACCATCTTTGTGCTAGTTCTTATGGCTCTCTTCGCGCCCCTTATCGCCCCTTATCGCTACGACTTTGAGGATACGGCTCGCTACGTCTCAGTCCCCTCTAAACCGGACAGCCATCACTGGCTTGGCACCGATAATTTGGGTCGCGATGTGCTAAGTCGCCTCATCTATGGTTCCAGGGTCTCGCTGGGGGTCAGCATCGTCACCGTTCTTATTGAAGTGCTCATCGGCCTACCGCTAGGCCTCATCGCCGGCTATTACGGTGGCCGAGTTGACTTAATGCTGATGCGTCTCACCGATGTGATGTTTGCCTTCCCCGACCTGCTGCTGGCTATTCTGTTGATGGCGATTCTCAATTCAGGAACGCAGCCTGTCTCGCCCGCCCTCAACGTGCTCACGTTGTTCCTTGCGCTAGGCATCGTCAGCTGGCCTCCCCTCGCGCGACTGGTACGTGGACAGGCTGCAGCCCTACGTCACCGTGAATTCGTTGAGGCAGCGCGCGCCATTGGTGTGCCTCACAGGCAGATCGTTTGGCGTCATATTTTGCCAAACCTGCTCGACGCCATCCTCATACAAACCACGCAAGATGTCGCGGGGGTGATCATCGCAGAGGCCACTCTATCGTTCTTAGGCCTTGGAGTACAGCCCCCCTACCCTAGTTGGGGCCGTATGATCTTTGATGCTCTTTCCTACAAAGAGACCTTTCCGCTGATGCTTATAGCCCCCTGTTTTCTCCTAGCCATTACAGTCATGGCCTTCAATTTTCTCGGTGACGCTCTCCGCGATGCGTTGGACCCACGTCAACGTGGAATGAAATAG
- a CDS encoding ABC transporter permease translates to MLLYILRRLAVAVPMVLAIVFIVFVVARLAPASPIDIILGGKGTPQARRALEHAYGLDRPILVQFGAYLVGLLHGDLGRSFVHGQEPVRLIFARDFPVTAQLALQAFLFTFLVGVPAGLLAAYYHNSWFDRVLMTVVVLLVSVPSFVLGPLLVLFIAVRLGWLPVSGWDTPASTILPTITLGARSAALVARMMRSSLLEVLQQDYIRVALAKGLTRAQAVWRHGMKNAFLPVLTVLGTTLGYLLTGSFVVETIFQVPGIGYESVRSIAARDYPIIQATALLVALIFVVVNLLVDILYGWFDPRARLVGGSSQ, encoded by the coding sequence ATGCTGCTCTACATCTTACGTCGCCTTGCGGTAGCCGTGCCGATGGTGTTGGCCATTGTGTTCATTGTCTTCGTTGTCGCTCGGCTTGCCCCGGCTAGTCCCATTGACATCATCCTAGGCGGCAAGGGCACTCCCCAAGCACGACGCGCTTTAGAGCACGCCTATGGGTTAGACCGCCCCATCCTTGTTCAGTTTGGAGCCTATCTTGTCGGGCTTCTACATGGCGATTTAGGCCGCTCGTTCGTACACGGTCAGGAGCCGGTTCGCCTTATCTTTGCACGCGATTTCCCGGTTACAGCCCAACTCGCTCTCCAGGCTTTTCTCTTCACATTTCTTGTGGGTGTTCCAGCTGGTCTTCTCGCGGCCTATTACCATAACTCCTGGTTCGATCGGGTTTTAATGACGGTCGTCGTACTGCTTGTTTCTGTCCCCTCCTTTGTGCTCGGCCCTCTTCTTGTGCTTTTTATTGCGGTGCGGCTCGGCTGGCTACCCGTCAGTGGCTGGGACACGCCGGCCAGCACCATCTTGCCAACCATTACATTGGGCGCGCGTTCGGCCGCACTCGTGGCACGCATGATGCGCTCCTCGCTTTTAGAAGTTCTCCAACAAGATTATATTCGCGTGGCCTTGGCCAAAGGGCTTACGCGCGCGCAGGCTGTGTGGCGCCACGGCATGAAAAACGCCTTTCTACCGGTTCTCACCGTTTTGGGAACGACGTTAGGCTATCTCCTAACCGGCTCCTTTGTGGTAGAGACGATTTTTCAGGTGCCTGGCATCGGCTATGAATCGGTGCGCTCCATCGCTGCACGCGACTATCCCATCATTCAGGCGACCGCCTTACTTGTCGCGTTGATCTTTGTGGTGGTGAATCTGCTCGTAGATATTCTTTACGGGTGGTTCGATCCGCGCGCTCGCCTTGTAGGAGGCTCCTCCCAATGA
- a CDS encoding GntR family transcriptional regulator, producing the protein MAPRRETEHKKAQLKAYIREECLRNQAKPNKLLPPVRELSDTFGLSAMLVWQVLKELEAEGLIYTIPRVGTFIGPPTQPPSEFYLMLVRRLERSQWHAWQTREGFEERIAALGGATLILTHEVFADCTHKKQLPPLAGIFYFDEENPVWPQEAKLRRVPKVQFRASNAFLRMCDHVSFDDRDGGRRATQHLLQLGHRCIAFLGLHKNALDLVFDWSVQREEGWKQALLQVGLSPQGLAYHPPETLSYEKVYSMEALGYTAAQPLVRREDVTAVVCANDSAALGLLRALQTANIPPNRWPAIVGFDDQPEVAIHNVSSFRLPWYEIGRTAADLLWERRHNLLTGSFQHRYVTMVLIQRLTSPVQWSHSTEQAALTLLGTTTDSPD; encoded by the coding sequence ATGGCGCCTCGGCGGGAGACAGAACATAAAAAGGCTCAGCTGAAGGCCTATATTCGTGAGGAGTGCCTTCGGAATCAAGCCAAACCCAATAAGCTGTTACCGCCAGTACGTGAGCTTTCCGATACGTTTGGTCTTTCGGCTATGTTGGTTTGGCAAGTTCTTAAAGAGTTGGAAGCCGAAGGCCTCATCTACACGATACCCCGTGTTGGAACCTTTATTGGCCCTCCCACACAACCCCCCTCTGAATTCTATCTTATGTTGGTGCGCCGTTTAGAGCGCTCTCAATGGCACGCCTGGCAAACGCGAGAGGGCTTTGAAGAGCGTATTGCCGCTTTAGGCGGCGCTACACTGATTTTAACCCACGAGGTGTTTGCCGACTGCACCCACAAAAAGCAGCTGCCTCCGCTTGCCGGCATCTTCTATTTCGATGAGGAGAACCCCGTCTGGCCGCAAGAAGCGAAGTTGCGTAGGGTGCCTAAGGTGCAGTTCCGCGCTTCAAACGCTTTTCTCCGTATGTGCGATCACGTCTCCTTCGACGATCGCGATGGGGGGCGAAGGGCAACGCAACATCTTCTGCAACTAGGGCATCGCTGCATCGCCTTTCTTGGGCTACATAAGAACGCTCTCGACCTCGTGTTCGACTGGTCTGTGCAGCGTGAAGAAGGGTGGAAACAGGCCCTTCTCCAGGTTGGACTATCGCCTCAAGGACTGGCCTACCACCCGCCAGAAACGCTCTCTTATGAAAAGGTCTACTCCATGGAAGCCCTCGGGTATACGGCCGCCCAGCCCCTTGTACGGCGCGAAGACGTTACGGCCGTGGTCTGTGCTAACGATTCGGCGGCGCTTGGGCTTCTTCGTGCTCTACAGACCGCCAACATCCCCCCTAACCGCTGGCCAGCTATCGTGGGTTTTGACGATCAGCCAGAAGTAGCTATTCACAACGTCTCCTCGTTTCGCCTACCTTGGTACGAAATCGGGCGTACGGCCGCCGATCTTTTGTGGGAACGACGTCATAACCTGTTAACCGGTAGCTTTCAACATCGCTATGTCACCATGGTGCTTATTCAGCGCCTTACTTCCCCCGTCCAGTGGTCGCACTCCACTGAGCAAGCCGCACTTACTCTCTTAGGCACGACGACAGACTCTCCCGATTGA
- a CDS encoding COX15/CtaA family protein, with the protein MKFQAQRFWRALLSRLAATRSHFPTYAWIVLGYNILVIVWGQVVLASGSGDGCGDRWPLCGDHLIPTFKRLATVIEYLHRLSTGVDTLFLLILVGWAFLAFPKRHPARFGALLALLFTFFEALLGAILVLFGLVDKNTSVARVIAMSAHQSNTLLLLASIALTAWWGAGGARVQWRDQGIVAKLLLGLLIAVPIVAISGAIAGLADTLYPAHNLAQAIGDDFRSGTPYLIHLRTFHPFLAIIVMVFACYVASRIWQLRPTLHTKRYAQRVYLLFLIELTAGIINLSLLAPIWARGLHLLIADLLWVNVVLLAAAALPKHYVATRNA; encoded by the coding sequence ATGAAGTTTCAAGCTCAACGGTTTTGGAGAGCGCTACTAAGCCGGCTCGCCGCCACCAGAAGCCACTTTCCCACCTATGCGTGGATCGTGCTTGGCTACAATATCTTGGTGATCGTCTGGGGACAGGTGGTGCTGGCTTCAGGGTCGGGAGATGGCTGTGGAGACCGTTGGCCTCTCTGCGGTGATCACCTTATCCCCACTTTTAAACGTCTCGCCACCGTCATCGAGTACCTTCATCGCCTCTCAACCGGCGTAGATACGCTTTTCCTGCTGATCCTGGTTGGCTGGGCTTTCCTAGCATTTCCAAAGCGTCACCCCGCGCGTTTTGGGGCGCTGCTTGCGCTGCTTTTCACCTTTTTCGAGGCACTTCTCGGCGCGATCCTCGTTCTCTTTGGCTTGGTAGATAAGAACACCTCGGTGGCGCGCGTTATCGCCATGTCGGCTCATCAGTCCAACACGCTGCTTCTGCTGGCCTCTATCGCTCTCACCGCCTGGTGGGGAGCTGGCGGAGCAAGAGTCCAGTGGCGCGATCAGGGCATCGTAGCCAAACTACTGTTGGGTCTTCTCATCGCTGTGCCTATCGTAGCGATTAGCGGTGCCATCGCAGGGCTTGCCGACACGCTCTATCCAGCGCATAACTTAGCCCAGGCCATTGGTGACGATTTTCGCAGTGGAACACCCTATCTCATTCATTTGCGGACATTTCATCCGTTCCTGGCCATTATCGTGATGGTTTTTGCCTGCTACGTGGCCTCACGCATATGGCAGTTGAGACCTACCCTTCACACAAAACGCTATGCGCAGCGTGTGTATCTCCTTTTCCTGATCGAACTGACGGCCGGTATTATAAACCTTAGCCTGTTGGCACCTATTTGGGCGCGCGGTCTTCATCTTCTCATCGCCGACCTCCTTTGGGTCAACGTGGTGCTGCTGGCTGCCGCCGCCCTACCAAAACACTATGTCGCTACAAGAAATGCATGA
- a CDS encoding beta-galactosidase — protein sequence MNRFLGIGLGLFMALFPLIASANDSMFPPAPAAKPFIDIDGKGFLIDGKRTFIVSGSMHYARVPRALWADRLLRMKRAGFNTVQSYLFWNVHEPEKGVWNFEGRADLDAFLKLVKKMGMYATCRVGPYYCAEWDSGGYPVWLRFVPGLRVREPNAPFEKEVGTFFDKILPIVARNQINHGGPVILVQLENEHPLGWGTDMPNSYFRFLYNKAIQDGIQVPFFFSGLHHSSDPAGDRPWSSAGRTSPWYCTEFWPGWYNLYGALPPDRDRYFTRGTWKIIAYGGNGYNYYMLHGGSNFGYTNNDEDAASYDYAAAIGQAGDLRPIYYHFKRAAWFARSFASVLEDSDNTTENYAQCVGNPTIHATARTAPAGTLLFLDNPGNTVQTTALSLDGKEVAANLKVEPGEIRPIVLHYTLLPHIILELGLARIYAICQQANITTIVVNGPIGDGADEPLIFRTSGAPVRLIVGEQAMKVSGDTLTLIPRYPEAGAAEYAFQVGKQIVRVLAVNEQAADRTWFVEANGRHYVIVGPRYVGDVFLKHGHLFVNAERPADVAPDALDAASCVYGPYLLPNRLTPLAVSSSSLNFQKAPKLSGWQASLADQEAATGYPAKGWLQSRDPVEMGADGYNGAYAWYRTTLEVPKAGVYTLHFSDGGDWLDVFVNGHKAAESRIVPRNDHQVARDITLTLPAGRVTLAVLTAHYGRPKLFSYLGALDTVDVKGLKGPVTLMAGAFRGTPIEQWYWQPTDAHSAVPESLMGEGWQEAKVGEDLFHGRRGYAWVVTSLPNLPGAHHLLHFENVDDNGTVFLNGKLLFRHEGWGSPFDVNLDAAWNKQGTNLLAVRVQNTDGPGGIMGPVTLRVLQNDEVWPVEHWAMHGGVGEGRLSRAHWQTWPATQATHVPTFYRTTFITTPPQGLGPHPILRFSTRGLSRGFVWLNGHNLGRYPEKVPIDGYYLPECWLKPGVNELIVFDEEGNAPVEAHLWIEKTASRTVYQLETSGKLSFEASKALSAERSPLNERAK from the coding sequence ATGAATCGGTTTTTGGGGATCGGTTTAGGTCTTTTCATGGCGCTTTTTCCACTAATCGCCTCCGCAAACGACTCGATGTTTCCACCGGCTCCGGCCGCGAAACCTTTCATTGACATAGATGGAAAAGGTTTTCTTATTGACGGCAAGCGCACGTTTATTGTTTCCGGTAGCATGCACTATGCTCGTGTGCCGCGTGCTCTCTGGGCCGATCGCCTGCTCCGGATGAAACGCGCGGGGTTCAACACGGTGCAAAGCTACCTTTTCTGGAACGTGCACGAACCGGAAAAAGGGGTTTGGAATTTTGAGGGTCGAGCCGATCTCGACGCTTTTCTTAAACTGGTTAAGAAGATGGGCATGTATGCCACATGCCGTGTCGGCCCTTACTATTGTGCTGAGTGGGATAGCGGAGGCTACCCAGTTTGGCTGCGCTTTGTGCCAGGCCTGCGCGTGCGTGAGCCGAATGCGCCCTTTGAGAAAGAGGTTGGTACCTTTTTTGATAAAATTCTACCTATTGTGGCGAGAAACCAGATCAATCATGGCGGGCCTGTTATCCTCGTGCAGTTGGAAAATGAGCATCCGTTGGGGTGGGGTACCGACATGCCAAACTCCTATTTCCGGTTTTTGTATAACAAAGCTATTCAAGATGGGATTCAGGTACCGTTCTTTTTTAGCGGTCTTCATCACTCCTCTGATCCTGCCGGTGATAGGCCATGGAGCAGTGCCGGACGCACGAGCCCATGGTACTGTACGGAGTTTTGGCCGGGCTGGTACAACCTCTACGGCGCTCTGCCGCCCGATAGAGACCGGTATTTCACACGCGGCACATGGAAGATCATCGCCTATGGAGGGAACGGCTACAACTACTACATGCTACACGGCGGCTCGAACTTTGGCTATACCAACAACGATGAGGATGCAGCTAGTTATGACTACGCCGCCGCCATTGGGCAAGCGGGCGATCTGCGGCCTATCTACTATCACTTTAAGCGGGCCGCTTGGTTTGCAAGGAGCTTTGCTTCTGTCCTAGAAGACAGCGACAACACCACGGAAAACTACGCCCAATGTGTAGGTAACCCGACCATTCATGCCACGGCGCGAACGGCACCTGCCGGTACCCTCCTCTTTCTGGATAATCCTGGCAATACGGTGCAAACCACAGCGCTGTCTCTAGATGGGAAGGAGGTTGCGGCAAATTTGAAGGTAGAGCCGGGAGAAATTCGGCCTATTGTCCTCCATTACACACTGCTACCGCACATCATTCTCGAACTAGGCCTGGCGCGCATCTACGCTATCTGCCAACAGGCCAATATCACAACAATAGTGGTTAATGGCCCTATTGGAGATGGGGCAGATGAACCTTTGATATTTCGAACATCGGGGGCACCTGTTCGGCTCATTGTAGGCGAGCAGGCCATGAAAGTATCTGGAGACACCCTAACCCTCATACCGCGCTACCCAGAGGCAGGCGCCGCTGAGTATGCCTTTCAGGTGGGTAAGCAGATCGTTCGTGTTTTAGCTGTGAATGAGCAGGCGGCCGATCGCACCTGGTTTGTGGAAGCCAACGGGCGTCATTATGTGATAGTGGGGCCACGCTATGTCGGCGACGTCTTCTTAAAGCATGGGCACCTTTTCGTGAACGCAGAGCGTCCGGCCGACGTAGCTCCAGATGCTCTCGATGCCGCAAGTTGTGTGTATGGCCCCTATCTGCTCCCAAACAGGCTAACGCCGCTAGCGGTGTCATCATCCTCTTTAAACTTTCAAAAGGCACCCAAACTCTCCGGATGGCAGGCTTCATTGGCTGATCAAGAGGCGGCCACGGGCTACCCAGCAAAGGGGTGGCTTCAGAGCCGCGACCCGGTGGAGATGGGGGCGGACGGCTATAATGGGGCTTACGCCTGGTATCGTACGACGTTGGAAGTGCCGAAAGCCGGGGTGTATACGCTGCACTTTAGCGACGGAGGGGATTGGCTTGATGTCTTTGTAAACGGACACAAAGCTGCTGAAAGTCGCATCGTGCCGCGCAACGATCACCAAGTTGCCCGCGATATCACCCTAACCCTGCCGGCAGGTCGGGTTACTTTGGCGGTGCTCACCGCACATTATGGAAGGCCAAAACTGTTTTCTTATCTCGGCGCATTAGATACTGTAGATGTCAAGGGGCTAAAGGGGCCGGTGACTCTGATGGCTGGCGCTTTCCGTGGGACGCCTATCGAACAGTGGTACTGGCAGCCGACCGATGCCCACAGCGCCGTCCCTGAATCGCTGATGGGCGAGGGATGGCAGGAGGCGAAGGTAGGAGAGGATCTGTTTCATGGACGTCGCGGCTACGCTTGGGTCGTTACCTCCTTACCCAACCTTCCCGGAGCACATCATCTATTGCATTTTGAGAATGTAGACGACAATGGAACTGTCTTTCTCAACGGTAAGCTCTTGTTTCGCCATGAGGGGTGGGGCTCGCCGTTTGATGTCAATTTAGACGCAGCTTGGAATAAGCAGGGAACCAACCTATTGGCGGTTCGAGTGCAAAACACGGATGGGCCTGGAGGAATTATGGGGCCGGTGACGCTGCGGGTGCTACAGAACGATGAGGTTTGGCCGGTAGAGCACTGGGCGATGCATGGTGGCGTAGGAGAAGGAAGGTTGTCTCGCGCTCATTGGCAAACGTGGCCGGCAACGCAAGCAACCCACGTGCCAACGTTTTACCGGACGACTTTTATCACCACGCCACCTCAGGGGCTTGGCCCACATCCCATCCTGCGTTTTTCCACGCGCGGGCTTTCGCGTGGTTTCGTGTGGCTTAATGGCCATAATTTAGGCCGTTATCCTGAGAAGGTGCCTATTGACGGCTACTACTTGCCTGAATGCTGGCTGAAGCCGGGTGTGAATGAGTTGATAGTGTTCGATGAAGAGGGCAACGCTCCTGTTGAGGCGCATCTATGGATCGAGAAGACGGCAAGCAGAACGGTCTATCAACTAGAAACAAGCGGAAAACTTTCCTTCGAAGCGTCGAAAGCGCTTTCTGCTGAAAGAAGTCCGCTCAATGAGCGTGCGAAGTAG
- a CDS encoding phytanoyl-CoA dioxygenase family protein, translating into MLTAEQVAFFKEHGYLALPEFWTPREVAAMQAEVERFKREGLLRNVTTEGDGKTHSKTRQNLQLCPMADKSPLFRALPFEPKVIEAVRLLIGDPVLLHLDQIFLKPAHHGAGTNWHQDNAYFALEDPLKGTALWIAVHEATVENGTMHIIPDAFREKLPHSRDPESDHHIRCYPPEEKAIPIELPAGGVVFFAYGTPHCTKANHSSRERAGVAYHFHNGNYAADGGYPLERRIPLTGPETDDGTRAYGKRIAGTWQEEVERALQLA; encoded by the coding sequence ATGCTTACCGCAGAGCAAGTCGCCTTTTTCAAAGAGCACGGCTATTTAGCTCTTCCTGAGTTTTGGACGCCACGTGAGGTGGCCGCCATGCAGGCTGAGGTCGAGCGCTTTAAGCGAGAGGGCTTGCTGCGTAACGTCACCACGGAAGGTGATGGAAAAACCCACTCCAAAACACGCCAAAACCTTCAACTGTGCCCTATGGCTGACAAAAGCCCCCTCTTTCGGGCGCTTCCCTTCGAACCGAAAGTGATAGAGGCCGTTCGACTGCTTATTGGAGACCCCGTGCTGCTCCATCTCGACCAGATTTTCCTGAAACCGGCTCATCATGGGGCTGGCACCAATTGGCACCAAGACAACGCCTACTTTGCATTAGAAGATCCGTTGAAAGGTACCGCGCTTTGGATAGCTGTGCATGAGGCCACGGTAGAAAACGGCACCATGCACATCATTCCGGATGCCTTCCGCGAAAAGCTCCCTCATAGCCGCGACCCAGAAAGCGACCACCATATCCGCTGCTATCCACCGGAAGAGAAGGCCATTCCTATCGAGTTGCCCGCAGGCGGTGTCGTCTTCTTCGCCTATGGCACCCCGCATTGCACAAAAGCGAATCACTCCAGTAGGGAAAGAGCAGGAGTTGCATACCACTTTCATAATGGGAACTATGCTGCCGATGGAGGTTATCCTCTAGAACGACGTATTCCCCTCACCGGCCCTGAAACGGATGATGGCACACGTGCGTATGGTAAACGGATAGCCGGCACCTGGCAAGAGGAGGTGGAGCGCGCGCTTCAGCTTGCGTAA